In Thermodesulfobacteriota bacterium, the genomic stretch GGCACGGTTAACGCCTCCGGGTTCAAGGTGGACCAGCAAGGGGCGAAAGCGCTGGGGATGGCAAACGCCTATGCCGCGACTGCCGACGACCCCTCGGCAATCTACTTCAATCCCGCAGGACTGGCAGGGCAGCGGGACCCTGCCCTGTATCTTGGCGCATTCGCGCTGGCTCCCTCGACGGAATTCAAGGATCCCTCCGGCGCCGAGGTGGAGATGGACGAGCTGTTCGTAGCGCCGCATTTTTACTTGACCTACCCGTACCGGAACGTCAGTTTCGGCCTTGGCGTCTACGCGCCTTTCGGGCTCGGCACGAACTGGAGCGAAGCAGGGGTGGCCAGATACCAGGCTACCGAGAGCGAAATCGACACCCTGAATATAAATCCGGCAATAGCCATGCGCGTCCGGCCCTGGCTATTGGTGGGCGCCGGGGTCGATTACATGAGGTCGAGCGCGACCCTAAAAAAAATGGTCGACCAGTCGCTCGTGGGCGGCGCCGACGCGCGGTCCAGCCTTGAAGGCGATGGCTACGGCTGGGGGTACAATGCCGGGGTCATAATCATCCCTGCCGAAAGCTTCAGGCTCGGCGTATCGTACCGCAGCGCGATAGATGTCGACTTCGACGGCTCGGCGTCACTTGATAATATCGCACCGGCCCTTCAGCCGCTATTCGGAGGGGCCTCATTTGTAACGAATGCCCGGACCAGCATAGAATTCCCGGCTACCCTGATGATAGGGGCCGCTTACGAAGCAACGGAAAATACGACAGTGGAGCTCGATTTTGAAAGGACATACTGGTCGAGCTACGAAAGCCTCGATATCGACCTGCAAAACGAGGTTCAGCCGGCAGGTTTTACCGATACAAGCGAACCAAAAGACTGGAGGGACATCTGGGCCGTAAGGGCGGGGGTCGAATACAGGGCCGCGGAGCGCATATCATTGAGGGGCGGGTATGTATTCCAGAATAACCCGGTGCCGGACCACACGCTGGAGCCCAGGCTTCCGGATTCCGACCAGCACAATATCAGTTTCGGAATTGGCTACAAAGCAGCGAATCTCGTAATCGATGCCGCTTATATGTTTGCATATTTCGAGAACCGGGAAGCCGAGAACAGCATCTTAAGCGGCGAATACCGCACTTCCGGCCATTCCGCGGGGTTGAGTATCGGCTACAGGTTCTGAAAAATCAGCCGGTCATTTTCAGTTTTTTCAAGGAGGAGCGCCATGTCCCCGGATAAAAAAGCAGGGCCATCATCGGCCCAAAAGATAAAACGGCTTGAGGATGAGAAGAAAACCCTCATCGATGGCCTTGATCAACTGCGGAGAAGCGAAGACCGTTTCAGAAAGCTGGTCGAAGACACGAGCGACCTTATCTGGGAAGTGGATGAAAACGGCGTCAATACCTATATGAGCCCGAAAATAAAAGAGGTGCTCGGCTATGAGCCGGAAGACCTCGTAGGCAAAAGGCCGTTTGATTTCATGACGCCCGCCGAGGCAAACTTCATGGCAGGTGTTTTCAAGTCAATCGCCTCGGAGCGAAAGAGATTCAGTTTCAGCTGCCTTGAGAATATAAACCTTCATAAAGACGGGCACAGGGTAGTCCTCGAAACGAGCGCGGTCCCTATTTTCGACCCTGGCGGGGCTTTCAGGGGCTATCGCGGCATAGATAGGGTTGTAACCAGGCGGAGGCAGGCGGAAGATGAGCTTAAAAGGGATATCGCCCTTCAGGATTCTCTCAACAAGG encodes the following:
- a CDS encoding outer membrane protein transport protein; this translates as MLPGTVNASGFKVDQQGAKALGMANAYAATADDPSAIYFNPAGLAGQRDPALYLGAFALAPSTEFKDPSGAEVEMDELFVAPHFYLTYPYRNVSFGLGVYAPFGLGTNWSEAGVARYQATESEIDTLNINPAIAMRVRPWLLVGAGVDYMRSSATLKKMVDQSLVGGADARSSLEGDGYGWGYNAGVIIIPAESFRLGVSYRSAIDVDFDGSASLDNIAPALQPLFGGASFVTNARTSIEFPATLMIGAAYEATENTTVELDFERTYWSSYESLDIDLQNEVQPAGFTDTSEPKDWRDIWAVRAGVEYRAAERISLRGGYVFQNNPVPDHTLEPRLPDSDQHNISFGIGYKAANLVIDAAYMFAYFENREAENSILSGEYRTSGHSAGLSIGYRF
- a CDS encoding PAS domain S-box protein, with the translated sequence MSPDKKAGPSSAQKIKRLEDEKKTLIDGLDQLRRSEDRFRKLVEDTSDLIWEVDENGVNTYMSPKIKEVLGYEPEDLVGKRPFDFMTPAEANFMAGVFKSIASERKRFSFSCLENINLHKDGHRVVLETSAVPIFDPGGAFRGYRGIDRVVTRRRQAEDELKRDIALQDSLNKAKLKSGLAPICLSCRRVLTQKGWESVQQYIAEHSEAEFSNGYCHECAERLHNMG